The Methanococcoides methylutens genome segment ATCACAGCATCGTTGGACATATTGATACAGTTCTCTGAAACTTCCCTGCACTTAAGAAGGCCGAATTTGTCACCCTCTTCAATGGAAATTATGTTATCCTTATCCATTAGCCAGGTATATTTGATTATAGCAAAGGATTCAGAAGTGCCTTTAAAAGTATTCTCAAGATATGTAGCGAAGTAAACCACATCTTCCATTCCTGCGATATTCTCCTTCACAATAAAAGCCCGGTCATCATCGGTTCCATCCATATCAAGTATGTCTGAATCAAGTTCGTTCCCGTCCTTATAGAGAATTACAAAAGCTTTACCTGCATCTGCATCCAGCTGATCTACTTTCAGGCTGTAACCTTTGCCCAGCTCCCAGGATTCGCCTTCCTTGAGTTGCTTCTCTGCGCCTCCACCCTGTTCTGTGACCAGCGTTGTCATCTTACTTGCATCATCATTAACAGCGATGTATCTTTTACCGAACAGAGGTATAACAGAATATGTAGAGAGAGCAGTAGCATCTGTTTTTGCACTCAGTTTGAATTTCTTACTGTATGTCTGAGTGCTATAGATAAGCTCTTTTTTATCAATGACATTGTTAGCAGGTGCTGCACCAATAGCAGAGTTCTCAGAATCAACGTTCCCATAGTAAACTGATTCCGTATTGGAACCGGCATCATTCAATGCAAAATGTAGAGCACCCCAGTTAGATCCGTCCCAGGTTATAGAAGATACATTCCCACTGTCAAGGATCTCTCCACGTACTGTTACCGAGTCTGCAGAGCAGACACCCACAGTAAGAACAATTGATATGAACAGCAACATTGCAATATTTGCTTTTTTAGCCAGTTTGATCTTAATAGCCATTCCTCCTTTTTTAATAAACACACAAATGCTAAGAGCATGAGTAACATCTTTTTAACTATTCATCGCGTTTGGTGTTACTTATTTGCTAAAATGTCATACTAAATGAGTATTATATATAACTTTGTATTAACGCTGTGACGCTGGAAATTTGTAGAAGGGGTATCAGGCAGCAAATGAAAATAAATTAAAACAGAAAAAGAATATGAAATTATTTACAGATCAGTATGAATTTGCTCCGCATCCCCAATAGATAAAATCGATTTGTAAAGAGAAACTAATACTCTATCTAATAGAGATTATCAAATTCGCTTTTCGATTTAAAAGCGAAACTCTTTTTTCAAGATACCCATATCCCCGACTTACTGTTCAAGGGTAAGATTTGAACCCAGAGTGTACTATGATAAAAATAATAACAAAAACAGCTTAAAAATGTGTATGTAAAGCCGTCGGGGGAGCAATTCCTCAGGTCCAAGCCATACATTAATCTGTCTTATTAGGAACATTTGATTTGATATTTCATAGTTAGTACAGATGATAATATAAAGATTTTTGGCCAACAAAATTAGTGCAATAGATTAATGAAAATTTGGCTTTGTAGAAAGCCTCGAGCGGACTATTGACCTCGTGTTGAGAGTACCTTGCCACTGACTTGTAAGGAACATTTTAAATTACAATTTAACTTTTGTATAACTATCATTAAAAGGTTTTGTTAAGGGTTATTAGACAGAAGAATATAAATGGTTGTGTATTGGTGCCGCATTCCCATCTGGCTCTTGATGACATTCCTTGTAAACATGATTATGATTTTGACTAAACTTATGAATAATCTATTTAAGATAATAATATACAGTCTTGAAAGGTGTGTTAAAATTTTTTGGGTAGAGGAATTCTGCAGAGCGAAATTAATTATCATTCGGTATTGTGAACATAAATGTAGTACCTATACCAACCTCACTTTCAATCCAGATTTCCCCCCCATGTAATTCTACAATTTTTTTAACAATAAATAAACCCAATCCTGCACCACCATATGATCTAGAAGTTGATGCATCTAACTGCTTAAATGGTTCAAAAATTATTAGCTGATTTTCTTTTGAAATACCGATACCATTGTCTTGAACAATAAATTTAATCATTGAATCACAATTTTCTGCTGAAATTTTAACAGTGCCATCGTCCAATCCAAACTTCATGGCATTATTAATTAGATTATACATAATTTGTTTGAATTTGCCATAGTCCGCATTTAATTTCAAATTTATAGGTGAAACTTCAAAAAATAAAGAAATATTTCTAGCTTCTAATATTGGATCAAGTATATCGTTTAACTCCTCAAAGACTTCAACAACCGAGAAATGTGTATAGTTGATGTCCATCTTTCCAGATTCAATTTTTGCTATATCCAGAATGCTGTTTATTAATTGTAAAAGATGTTTCCCACTTTTTGAGATATTTGTAAGGTACTTTTCTTGTTTATCATTGAGATCACCTGTGTAACCAGCAAGTAACAAATCTGAAAAACCAATAACCGAATTAAGAGGAGTTCTCAACTCATGGCTCATGGTTGCCATAAATTCACTTTTTGTTCGATTCGCCTCTTCTGCATACATTTTAGTTTGAACGAGTTTTTCCTCATATTT includes the following:
- a CDS encoding S-layer protein domain-containing protein, with product MAIKIKLAKKANIAMLLFISIVLTVGVCSADSVTVRGEILDSGNVSSITWDGSNWGALHFALNDAGSNTESVYYGNVDSENSAIGAAPANNVIDKKELIYSTQTYSKKFKLSAKTDATALSTYSVIPLFGKRYIAVNDDASKMTTLVTEQGGGAEKQLKEGESWELGKGYSLKVDQLDADAGKAFVILYKDGNELDSDILDMDGTDDDRAFIVKENIAGMEDVVYFATYLENTFKGTSESFAIIKYTWLMDKDNIISIEEGDKFGLLKCREVSENCINMSNDAVIHLEMDDSVYFTDDWYLKTSKAGMGTDGGFLLYPAMNVVFETTIETEKVVEVPSSTESESETVDETTSEANPAGMNDELNDSSSADANNVVYGPEEQVQTSESLPGFLSITAMAGLVSALFILKRRVH